In Mesoplodon densirostris isolate mMesDen1 chromosome 2, mMesDen1 primary haplotype, whole genome shotgun sequence, the DNA window taatttaaaatttttacctgCAGTGAAGATGGTCTATAACCCAAGTCATTCTCAAAGAGCTTAACTCTACCCAACCGTTAACCACCCCGCCCCCctgcgtttttttttttagggaagcTTCTGAAAATCTGTTGAAAGCTATAGACCTCTTTCTCCAAAAAATGTACTTAAGACTATACCCAAcgtttatcattttaattttaaatgataagGCTCCTCTCCAAGGACCCTTACCCCTTGAAGCCTATCCATGGATACAAATTTAAGAACTTTCATTCCAAATTGTTTAAATGCTAGTTATATAAAGTGGTAAGTGGGAAGGTAAGGAAGACAATTTGCCCTTACCTTTAAGTAAGACTGATTTTTGTGttcaaaacaacagcaaaatattGTGTAAGTATATTATACGTATATACCAAATGCttccaaataattaaaatgtgacttatggaatattattatcattttatctaTCTCCTATTGAACAAAAAGTTAAATCTGTAAGTTCTTTGAAGGAAGAGACTTATTCTTAGTAATCATTTTATCCCTCTCAGAAATTTGCaaaatgctttatattttatcatagtaCCCTATGATAGTCTGATGAattgaaattatagaaaaatcaAACCTTTTGTTACTATTATAATGTATTATAAAAACCTTTTGGAAAACATAGGTACAAAATCTTGAAAATTGCTGTTGATTTTTAAACAATTCTTTACATTATATTACCTAGGATCAGTCTACCAAAAGTCcagtatatctttttttaaaaaataaatttatttatttatttatcggctgcattgggtcttcgttgctgcctgtgggctttctctagttgaggagagcaggggctattctctgttgctgtgcgcgggcttctcactgccgtggcttcttgttgcagagcacgggctctaggtgcacaggcatcagtagttgaggcacgcaggctctagagcacaggctcagtagttgtggtgcacgggattagtttctccacagcatgtgggatcttcccgtaccagggatcaaacccttgtcgcctgcattggcagacagattcttaacaactgcgccaccagggaagtccctccagtaTATctttgatgataattttttttttcttttttggttcactATCAATAAcagcaaatttttctttaaatttgcatATATAAACATCAAATCCAGAAccgtatttttattttattttattttattttttatttattttattattattattattttttgcggtatgcgggcctctcactgttgtggcctctcccgttgcggagcacaggctccggacacgcaggctcagcggccatggctcacgggcccagctgctccgcggcatgtgggatcttcccagaccgggcacgaacccctgtcccctgcatcggcaggcggactctcaaccactgcgccaccagggaagccccagaaccgtatttttaaaagaaactattcTAAGTTGAATAATTTATCTTCTTTCACTGTAAAGCTCTAGTAGTTTGATTTACATTGTCTTATTTGTCTACTAAAGCTTTCAGAACCGCATAACAAAAAGATTGAGAAAGTACAAAGGATGAAAACCAATTCTTTTCTCTTACCAAAGTATAATcagtttgaaattttattttgactATTTAATTggcattgattcatttattttatttttttaaattttatttatttatttatttagtggcgctgggtcttagttgtggcatgtgggatctagttccttgaccagtgatcgaacccaggccgcctgcattgggagcctggagtcttaaccactggaccaccagggaagtcccagttcatTTGTTTTAGATTTGAGTACTAGGAaggaattgtttaaaaaaatattgatatttcagGAAGCATGCCACTTCATGTTTGAAGAGTAGAGATTGTgtattttaagaaacattttctgCTTCACACCACTTGGTCTGGGTATCAAGTGTATTTTATTAGACTctgatttttagtttaaaatttaagCCTATATTCTTTAGTATACGAGAAGGTCAAAGTATTCAAACAAAGTAGAATTGCTTTTAGTTGTTTCTTTATTGGTGATTGACACTTCCTTATCTTTTTAAAGTGCTTATACTTTTAAGGAATTAATATTTCCTaatacagttttcttttcattttatctgattctcttctgcctcaggtaCAAACAGGTACTTCAGGCAGGTGGCAGCTGAATTTGGATTAAAGATTTCTTTTGTTGATTGTTCAAAAATCAAATTGTTAGAGGCAGCTATTACTCCAGAAACCAAGGTAACTCAGTTTTCAGTTTGTCTGTTTTCCTTGTGATGTTTTGTTTTCATCATGTCTGTTTGCTTGAGGACATAATTTAAATCTGAATAATAAATTTTACTGGAAGCCATTGGAAACCATCAAGATTAGGATAGGTCTGACTTCTGTGTAGTATAGCATAATGGTTAGGTACATGCATTCTGTAGTGGGATTCAAATTCTAATTCTGTATCATGGTTGGTGTATTAtcatgggcaaattatttaaccaaagtctcattttttttcatttgcaaaatggggacaATTGTACCTGCCTTATTGAAAGGTGATTGTGTGAACTAAATGAGGTAAGGCGTATGAAATGCTTATTACAGTACCCAATACATGATGACTGTTAAAAAATCTGTTAGCAAAAGCAGACAATTTTTAACTGCATTACCAAGCTAGTATTGGTAACAAAAGTCATCACAGAGTTTGGGTTACAGAAAAGGAAGCTTGTAAGGAAGCCCCCAAGCCCTAAGCATAGTTTAGCAAAATGATAGAAACAGAGAATGGGCCACAACAATCTTTAGCTTCCACACTGGGAAGCTTGTATGCCACCGGAAGGTGTTTTGTGCTGGAATGAATGGCATATGTGATATTCTTTCTTGGGACTTCATTGAAATTCTGCATGGGGAAAAGAAGGACCAGTGCCTTTTATAAGTATCGGCCTTTTCCAACTTTTTGCTAATGATTAAAAGGTTTGAATTGTACTCAAGATTATGTTGCAGTGAatgctaaaaaatgaaaaacttttctcACACAAATTACTTTGAAGATTAACACCAGGGTGAGCTTTGAGTGATTAAGGTTTGTTTTCAAAGGaacttgtttttttattgttgttgttgttttttgtttgttttcttgcttggGAGAAAAGATTCTTATTAAAATAGTTGGTCTGAGTCTTTCTAAGGGAGGAAAGCAAATTGTCTGTATATTAATTCTTGTCAATAGAACTTTATATAGTGGCTCTTTACCAACTTGAATTAATACATTTTCCCCCCTGAGATGTCTCATCATTTGAAGTAGATTTTTAAAGTCTATGTAAAATCTACTttgtacttatttacttatttttattttaattaattttttattatgaatgagaATAATAAATTCTTAcccagaaataaatttttatatattcttaaataATTCTGTTCTTGTAGAATATGCATTATTTTAACTACCATGTCTTTTCTACAGTAAAACTCTAGAGTATGAAGAGAGTTAAACCAGACCACTTGCCCACTTACATAGAAAAAAGAACCATtaacacttttaaaaagaaagctgtagATAATGTCAATCAATACAGTGGCAGCTTGTTTAACAAACAGAAGTCTTTTCTTTGGTCTTTTCTATAACTATCAAACATCCATGATGTGCCTGGATTGTGCTAGGTTTTTGAATAGACAGATAAATATGATACTGTCTCTTAAGTGAGCTGTGGCCAGGTTTTCTGTTGTGTGTGTCACTTTTCTTCCTCACTCTAAAACCCATTCTCTTCTTCAAGTTCTGGGGACTTATTATGTAGTTTCTAGTGCATCTGGCGTTAAGTTACTATTCAGGATATTTTTGGCATCATAGAGATAGTTCTCTTTACTGAAAATTCCAGAATGTAAGCTTAGACAATCTATATTATTTATCTTTGAGAACAAAATTCCCAGACATTGAACTATCTCTTTGGAATTCATCctctttttaatggaaaataattacaataattaaCTTGAACGCTTTTCTGCTTatatgtacattatctcatttgatccttacaaCAACTGTGTAAGGTAAATATTATCAATCCTATTGTATAGATGAAAAATTGGAAGAACGTAAAGGGTTAGTTACTTACCTATGAAGACTTCTTAGAAATTCATGGGGCTAGGATTCAGATTCAAACCTTTAAACTTCATCATCCATGATCTTCCAGTGTAGCCTCCCAGATGGTTACAGTATATGAGATAGATGTTTGGCAGTGTGTTTTTACAAACTATTGTCATTTACTGAATTGTTTTAGCTTGTTTGGATTGAAACTCCCACAAACCCTATCTTGAAGATGATTGACATTGAAGCCTGTGCACATACTGTCCATAAACATGGAGACATTATTTTGGTCGTGGATAACACTTTTATGTCGGCATATTTCCaggtaaatgaaaataatatttttggcaTGATTAGTAGACTACACAGGTACCTGTAATTAGGAGAGGAAGGACTTGTTTACATTAAATTACATGAAATCTGCTCATAATTATTGATTAGACAAAGAATTAAAATTGGATCTTTTCTACCATTAGTAAATATCTTTTCAACCCTACCTTAATATGTTGTGTGGGACTTCGTGTGTTTTAAATGTTGTCTTAATTAAAGCTTTTAAGTTCTCTGTGTAAACTCTCTGAAGACCTGGCTGTATTATATGATTGTATATGTCAGTGCCTTACACATAGTAGGGGTTTCAATGTTTATGTTTTGGTTCCAGGTCAGTTATAttattctatatatatttaaacctGGCTAACTTTGcaaataaaaggaagagaaaagctaTACTCAATGACATCTCAGTGTACATCACACATTATTTCTCCATTTGTCTTCCTTCTTTCTAGTTTGTCTTCCCTCAGTGCTTCAAAGACCATGCCTGGCCCTCCGTATCTTTACCTTATTTGTATCATGAATTTCTACTCCATGTTTCACCTTGTATCTGTGAGTACAGCTCCTTTACAGTGCTCCTTTTATACTATCTCTTTTCCTGCCTGTCGTCTACATACATCTCTTCCCCACTCAAACCCTCCCATTCatcctcagttcctttctttcttttcttgtacatttttccagattcttcttcttttctgctttgcTCCTTTTGGTAAATCATCTTGAGATCTCTCTATAATTGACTGGTTGTTTGCCTTTTCCCCACacattctccctttctttcctctgaGTAACCTACCtctgtttcctttccttattAGGAGTTACCATCTCCCTGCTATTTCCTTTTTGTCTGTATCCTGTGGTCATTCTTATTACACCTCCTGTAGTTCACCTTTATTCTGCAGAGCTCCTGAAACCCCAGCTCATTTTCTCCAACTCTTCAATTAGGCAGATGTTTACAAACTCAATTGTTTATATTCCCTGCTTCTGTTCTGGGTCCCTGAAGTTGGCTGACTCCCTAGGAGTCTGCACAAAGCTGTTCTTCACCTTACTCCATTTTATTCAGAAGGCACTACCATGTTTTACCTTCCTTTCCTGAAACACATTTCCTGGCTACAATGTGTTCAGATGACTTCATGTGTCATCTACCTTTGGCTCATGATATAGCTTCAGCTGATTCTTATATCAAGTAAGGCAGTCTGTTTCCAAGTGAAAATCTCCTGGCATCATCTATTTGTCCCAGGTGATTTTCACTCTTGGAATCTTTATCCCAGCTCCTTACCCCATCTACCACTTACAGTAGGGCAGTTATTATAGCATAGGATTACTCTAGCTGAGTCATCATGAGTCCTGTATATTCCCAAAGAGATCGCATGAATTGTTTTAGCTGGGCCTGCCCAGGTTACTCATCAGGCCTAGCCCTTTTTCTCCTATTGCTGTCACTAAAATAGGTCCAGTTTTTCCACCTTTCTGAAGCCCACATCACAATCCTCATGCCAGGGACTGCAATTTGCTTCATTTCAATCTGGATTCATTCCAGTTGAATTAATCAGAATCACAATTCCCTAGGCAACCACAAACCAAATGTGGAACCACATTTGGTTCCACAAAGCAAATCTTCTGAAAAGAtcctttcattattttacacTCATGAAAACTGGGtatgttctttctttcctgtcttttgTCTTCTTGATCTTTTATAAGTCTCACAAAAGGCAAAATGGACATACAAACATAAAATTTCCACGTAGAACCTCTGAATTCCAGTAGTCTGAGTCCTGTCTCTACCAGTTTTTTAAATCTGagtgatctattttatttttcttagtccCTTTTCCCCGCCCGTACAATTAGAGTCATAAACATACTGATTTTATTGAGTTAGGTAAAGTATTTTGAACAGTGCTTCACTGGGTTATGTAAAGTAACTCATGATTCTTGGAGCATAATGGCATCAACAGATGTTAgttattggtttttatttttccttttgaccATAGAGTTTACAACATGTTAACACTGGAGGAGACCTCACACAACATCTAGTTTGACTCATCACTTTAGAGATGAGCAAACACATGTGTAGAGAGTACTTTGAGGAAAACCACACTTAAAACGTCCTATTTTTGAAACCCTAAATGAAAAGTCCCATAGCCCCCAGCTAGGGAGGttaaacactcacacacacacacacacactttattttaaaggaaatttaaatggAAAGATGTTGATTTACATTATTTAGTGAATAAGTTGATTATTACTTTAATTTTCACTGTAAACAAAGACATCTAAGACTAAAGAATTACTTTGCAGGGAAGTTCAGTGAGGGAAAACAATCTAAACAAATTTCCTTATAAGTGATTTTACACTAGACAAAACTAGTATAATAAAAGAGTAATTAAGAGTCAAGATCATGGCAAATCAAATAAATAACCACAGCATACATTGTAAGGTTTTAATGATTAAAAACCTAAGCAAATCACTTTTATACTTACTTGACAGAACAATTGCTAAATGTTTGTGTTAACTATTCTGTGTTTACTGAGTCATAAAATGCCAACACCTCTGCTAAAGGTAATAAATTTAGGGGCTAGTCAGCAAGTGCTCTAAAGAAACAAGTTCAGAAGACCTGTTGAACTGAGTTTATCTGCTATTTCCAGAAAATTTGTGTCTTTGGATTTAATACTGGTTCTaatactttgtatttttatttggtgtgagggaggaaagggaaagatAATATCAGAGTTCCTGGAAATTTTAagatgtgtgtatttttaaaagttagaataGGAATGGAATTTACAATAATAAATAGGCAGGCAATGAAGCATATTTTCAAGTGATTTCCCATTTGGAATAAAAACCTTTTATTCCTTTCAGCGGCCTTTGGCTCTGGGAGctgatatttgtatgtattcaGCAACAAAATATATGAACGGTAAGACAGTCTTCACTTAGAATGTTCTtttccatcaatagatgaaagtAGCATAAGGCTTTATCCTTTTATCCCTTTTCTTCTATTATTCAGGTTTTCTCTGTGACTCATGTAGAAAGTAAGAAAATACTTTGATTAAATATAGGACTTCATTTATAGCAGACAAAACTATGCTCATGATTTAACAGCAAAGGATTAAAATTTACTATAAATGTCATATTTTTATCCTGCTGATAgcttaaaaagaaacatttaatttttacatgattttaattttattgtttaagGTATAGCTTTTGCTAAAGTTTATTTAAACTGATTCTGTAGGGTTTTTTCCCAGAGTTTTTTCAAATGAAAGTcacattttagaaattataagCTGAGGAATAAACATATGTTGTTTTTAacttaaagttttttgtttttgttttgttttttttaggccACAGTGATGTTGTGATGGGCTTAGTGTCACTTAATTCTGAGAGGCTTCATAATAGGCTCCGATTCTTGCAAAACTGTAAGTATTAAAAAACCCAGATTTCCCCTTATGCTCTCAAAGTGACCAcatttgatatttgtatttccACTAAGTGCTGTGAAGTGATAGCATTCCACTAATTtaggaagaaatgagaaatagtgggaaaaattctgattttttagaGGAAAGAAACATTGGGTTATAAAAATACAGTTATAACATAATAGGGCTTTACAACATGACCAAGAgatacattttgttatttttcaaagcCATGTTAATTTGATCATAATTTGGTAAAGctcaagtaaatttttttttctgctccacTGAGcatcacgtgggatcttagttccccgaccagggatcaaacctgcgccccttgcattggaagcgtggagtcttaaccactggaccaccaaggaagtccctcaagtgaatttttagttttatgacttaatggatttttttgtcttttttaaaaatcatttggaaTGATGGCTTTCTTACACTATACCTTTTATATCTGAAATGATGATAACTTTTAAATGGCACTTAACATATAAACTTATATTTTTCAACAGGTATCTAAACGTCTGTTTTCTGTTTAGATTGTTTTGTTATCTTAGGTATGGAGAAGGGTTTATTGAAAGAGACTTGATTTAACCACTGTGATTTGACAGAAAGATAAGATACAAACATAATTAGGAATAAAAATCCCTTTCCAGGGAATACATGTTGGGTAGCAAAAGGGGGCACTGAGGAAGGAAACCAAAATTTATTGCTTGATAAATTCCtttcatttacaaaaaaaaaaaaaaaaaaaggactgaggcACGTATCCTGGAGGCATGGGAAATCACAGTCTGCTTTAGACAAAAGCTAAATAGAATATTGGTAGAACACTCAGAAATAATAGGAGCTGCACTGCTATTTTCTCTGTGTATTATAATACTCTGTCAAAGAAATACAAGATAAAACTGTGTAATATGTCCTTtcattaaaatcataaaaaagactATTGATGCTCATATTTGAAAAGTTCATATCATTGTATTTGTACTTAGTTTTCAGGATAATTTATTTTCcctctcatttcttttaaaaaataaatttatttatttatttttggctgcgttgggtcttcattgctgcgcgtgggctttctctagttgcgatgagcgggggctactctttgtagcggtgcatgggcttctaattgcagtcgcttctcttgttgcagagcacgggttctaggcacgtgggcttcagtagttgtggcactccggctcagtagttgtggctcacgggcttagttgctccacggcatgtgggatcttcccagaccagggcttgaacccgtgtcctctgcattggcaggtggattcttaaccactgtgccaccagggaagccctcccctctcATTTTAAAGCCCATTTCACTAAGCATGTTTTATGCTTCATTCTCATGTTTCTAATTTGATATATTAATTTTTCCCACTAAAATGCAAACATTGGGCTTTGTAGCTAACTTCTCAGAGTCACTATAATGAAAAAGAGCAGTGAGAGGCTTTTCTGGGTGCCTCCTCACCTTCAGACTAATCCAGGACAGGTTCATTTTGCAGCTCTTGGAGCAGTTCCATCTCCTGTTGACTGTTACCTCTGCAATCGAGGTCTGAAGACTCTACAAATCCGCATGGAGAAGCATTTCGAAAATGGAATGGCAGTTGCTCAGTTTTTGGAGTCGAATCCTTGGGTAGAAAAGGTTATTTATCCCGGTATGTTAATCTGCTTTCTAAGCACATATGCTTACACTAGGATTTTAAGTGTTATCCTATGCATCCTGTTTATGTAACATTTGTTTGTAAGTTAGGTGCTTTCTTGTATTTTTATGTTGTTCACTTATTGagctttttgtgtgtctgtgtgtcaggCTTTTTGGTGGGTCTGATGGTAAAGAAGAAGGACATGATCTCTGGCCTAGAGTTGTCTATAGTCTAGTGGTTGCTtggatgttaaaaaattaatcttgcagggcttccctggtggcgccatggttgagagtctgcctgccgatgcagggggcacgggttcgtgccccggtccgggaagatccctcatgccgtagagcggctgggcctgtgagccatggccactgagcctgcacgtccggcgcctgtgctctgcagcgggagaggccacagcagtgagaggcctgcataccgcaaaaaaaataaaaataaaaataaaataataataataatcttacaTATTAGATGTTCCTGTCTTTAGCTTGAAGGTTTGCGTATACCTGTTCCAAGATTGCATCCTTGTACTTTCCAGGAATTTGCTTGTAATCTTATCAGTCTGATATTCTGCACTAGCTCTAATTTTTATCTGATATAGATTGAGACTTGATACTTGGTACCAAAACTCCCCCGaaattctcttacttttttttggaATTTCTTCACCTCTCACAACATCTAGAAATGCTCATGTGAGTTAGCAGACTTACATGTTactctttgaatttattttaccaGACTTTTTAATTGTGGTCGTCTTAAGTAAATAGttcttttaaaccattttgagatGTGCAGCCATGTAGTCTTGGGTGTAAAGGAGAATTAAGCTTGATCCCTGCCCTTAAGGAATTTAGATAAGGCAAGGCAGAAATACATATGAGATTAAATGCCCTAATATATACACTAGGTATAGAGCTGTTGACTGGTGTGCATTTTgaatggaggaagggagaaaagtttTGGGCTGTACCCTGAGGATTGGGCAGCATTTGTTAAAAGGTCATGGACAAGacatttcagattttttccataAGTGTTTATTAATGCCAACCATGGGCCAGCCCTTGCACTCGGAACTAGGATCcaattattaataaaagaaatagcTTTCTCCTCATGGAGTTAGTCTGGTGGATAAGACAGATATTaagcaaaaaattacagaggataTAATTAACAGAGGGAAGGGGGCAGTCAGTGAAGAGAATGTTCCAGGTTAAAGGGACAGCATATGCAAAAGTCCAGAGATGAAAAAGAGTGTGGTGCCACTGGTGTAAAGAAAGCTGACATGGTTAGAGCAAGGAGAGACCAGAAAAGATAGGTCAAAATGAAACTAGAGAGATAGACAGGGACCAGAACAAGAGGTCAGATGTCAACATGGCATAAAGCTCATTATTAGGCTTATTTGCAGTTGACTTAAGCAAAtggtgattttgttgttgttctgaaATTACATGTTTGACTCTAAAATAAGACATTCATTATACCTTATGACTACAGGGCTGCCCTCTCATCCTCAGCATGAGCTGGCAAAGCGTCAGTGCACAGGTTGCCCAGGGATGATCACCTTTTATATCAAGGGCTCCCTTCAACATGCTGAGACTTTCCTCAAGAACCTAAAGGTAAActttcaaaatagttttttaaactgTAGATGTTAAGACCTTCTTATAGCATTATTATAGTCATTATTTCTCACTTCCACCTGACTCATATTAATGTTGTTGTACCTGGAGTTCACACCCACAGGCCTCTTTGTCATGAAATGCTTTGGGCTGGAAAATCACTTGAAACAAGAGTGATGCAGTAGCAGATATATGAGTCTGCTTACTTAACTCTGCAGACACTGCCATCCATTTGAGAGAGACAGAATGTTCTAATCcattggtttttaaatttaaagtgaaccgtcttttcaaatgaaatattatGTGAAACTGCAGCAGTGTGTGGTCAGTGCAATGCCGAAAGGCTCTTCTGAAATCCAGCCTAGGAATGGCTTTCTAATCCCTGCACCACCCAGGTTGCATCTGCCTGGAGTGACGGAAGGGAGGCCTTTGCCTAATGTTCACAGAGGCAGGAGGCTCTCAGGGGCCCTGGGAGAGAGGCCTGTGTAACTCCATACTTTGGGCTTACTTAGAGCTCATGCAGTAATGTATTTAAGACTGAGTTTTAAATACTACAGATCTAAAGAAAAGGATGCTGCTGGATTAGTCAAAGTTCTATTGGTTCTAAAATTTGTGCACttctaaaattagaaatatagTAGTGCACATTTGATTTAACACAGTTGTGAGAATAATTTTTAACATGTTGTGAAATTCTATGACACTATAACACTAAATACAACAGCcgactttttttcccttcttccctagGAAGGGGTTAAATAGATGTATTAATTTAGTAAGTGATACATATTAATGAGTAAGTTTGTATAACTTGATAAACATttagagatttttatttaaagggtAACTACAGAGCTAGGTCTCAAATGTAATAGTTCTGAGGTTTTAGAGCTCATGTtattgtgctgggtcttagttgcagctcaagggctccttagttgtgcctcattggctccttagttgcggcacatgggctccttttATTAGTTGGGGCAGGCGGGCTCCTTCCTTGCGGCtcaagggctccttagttgcagctcaccatttccttagttgtggcacatgaactcttatttgtggcatgcatgtgggatctagttccctggccagggatcgaacccgggccccctgcattgggagcgtggagtcttaactactgtgccaccagggaagtaccgatcaagttttaatgttttaaaagttaacacATAATATGtctaattggggcttccctggtggcgcagtggttaagaatctgcctgccaatgcaggggacacaggttcgagccctaggctgggaagataccacatgccgcggagcaactaaggctgtgtgccacaaccactgagcctgtgctctagagcccgtgagccacaactacagaagcccatg includes these proteins:
- the CTH gene encoding cystathionine gamma-lyase; translation: MQEKDASPHGFLPRFKHFATQAIHVGQEPEQWTSQAVVPPISLSTTFKQGAPGRHLGFEYSRSGNPTRNCLEKAVAALDGAKYSLAFASGLAATVTVTHLLKAGDQIICMDDVYGGTNRYFRQVAAEFGLKISFVDCSKIKLLEAAITPETKLVWIETPTNPILKMIDIEACAHTVHKHGDIILVVDNTFMSAYFQRPLALGADICMYSATKYMNGHSDVVMGLVSLNSERLHNRLRFLQNSLGAVPSPVDCYLCNRGLKTLQIRMEKHFENGMAVAQFLESNPWVEKVIYPGLPSHPQHELAKRQCTGCPGMITFYIKGSLQHAETFLKNLKLFTLAESLGGYESLAELPAIMTHASVPKSDREVLGISDTLIRLSVGLEDKQDLLDDLDQALKAAHPPNASHN